The nucleotide sequence CAATTTTTATTCTTATGAGCACAGAGGTCCAAATTGCTCTAATCAACATCACAGATGTGCAAGTGTGTTTGTATTTTTAATACTAAAAAGGAAAGATGCAAGATGTTCAAAGAAGTACAGCTACTGAAAAGCACAGTTCATGTTTTCAGTTCTATAATTGGAGAAAGTATAAAAGAAATTTTAGCTAGAAAACTGATGGTTTCATACCTGAAAATCAATTGGCCACTCAATGGAAGTGGATGGACAGCTACAACCATCACAAAAGTGAAAAGTTAACAACATCTTGAAGGGCCTTTTTCTTGCTGTTTCCCTGGAAGATACAATATTGTCTTAAGAGGAAAAGGAAGTAATAGATCTAAGGCAAATAAATAAAATCTTTTACAGGAGGAACAGTCTATACATTAACTTAATGACGGCACCTTTTCAGATGAAATGGCTGCTTATCTAGGAAGGCAGCCTTTAAGTCCGGTCTCTCAGGAAATGATATCTGATGGCAAAAGAGGAAATTTGAGTGTCTTTATGGAATAACtgtgagattccaatactaataaGCAAACAAGTGGAGATGCATTAATGACAACAAAAAGAGATAATGAGATGACAAGGTTGGTGTTTAGAAAGCATGATAAGACAACTTTAAATTAGGCACTGCCCACAGGATCCAAGTCATTTTAAAAGTTTGTTTATTAACTTATTGGGCACTCTACAACGTCAATCTACCTCCATCTAGCTGACTCCACTGGCAAGGTGCCTGGCACTTCTTGAATTTTTGAGCCAAACAACAGCCCAGACACCTAGATGGGGCCTGGCAGCTAACTAGGTCCTTATGGTCCTCCACTTAATTTTAGAGGCCACTTACTACAAATAATTATTAGTAAAGGATACCAGAATTTGATTTCAAGGGGGATAAAAAAACACGATATTTATCATTTCAAGTAATTCAACAAGTGCAACTTTTTTTGTAACTAATTAGCAAAAGATAAAATCATTTTATGTGCATTGTGCAACCAATAACAACAATAAATATGTGACTTGTTGAACATTGATTTTTATGCTTGTTTTTTAGCCATGATGCATATTATTGTACCTTATTTTTAAGATGTGCTAATTTTTTTAACTACTTTTGCTTATCTAAATATTTTGCATCTTCTACCAATACACATGTCGAAGGCACATAAGTGAAAAGCTATCGCGTCGAAGAGTGAATATGATGTATTGTTTgctttttcaaaattatgaatcGTGAAAAATGCTAGAACTTAATTTGTAGTAAAATTTTGTCTACGTGCTCACCAGTGTGCCTAGGCCTCTCATCTTAATTTATGGTAAAATTTTGGTAGCTTGCTTTCTATTTTGGATTCCATTCCCTCCTTTCCTCACTCCATGTCGCTTGTTACATCATGCCACATGATCTCCCCTTTGCTTCCTAAAAATTTGCTTTAATAGATTTCGTAAAGTTTTGTCGTCTCTACAATCTACATCAGATTGTCCGTAACACTTGTTGTTTGTGGAAGATTTATATTCTCTTGAAACTTCTCAGAATATGCATGCTGTGAGTTTCTCGATACCAACCATACAATTACTATACATGCATTATATTCTTAATAAGTCAATTACACAAGCCCAGATTATAGTAGCCTAGTCACTAAGATACAAGAAAAAAGCACACTGAGATACAACTTGACATAAGCCAcaaattttttattgttttacaACCCTGTACCAGGGTATAAGGTCCTACAAAGCTAgctgcaaaatatttcaatccaTGATAAACATCTTAGTATCAAGTCTTCATGCCAGGGCTGACAATTATATCTTTTTCACATCTTTTGAAAATAACTTTTTCCattatggctgtcaattcaattgagAACTTAGAATCCCACTCGTGTTTGGCTGTAATTCTATCTTGATTAAACTCGAAAATAAAGCTCAGAATTAATATATATGGGTATATATTAGGCTCAAAATTTAATTCTAGACAAGCCTATATAACACGAGTTGCTTTAGAAGATGTCATATATTGGTCATTGACCACTCAAACCAGCAATTCCCCATTCATGACACGTTTTCTCCTACCTTATTATCGGTTAAGTTTCTCAGGATAAAAATGCATGTCAACTGTCCACTAGCCTATCCATCTTGACAACAGATGGGGATTGGTGCTCCAAGATTAGTCATGAATAGCAGCTATATAAAGTTATTTATCCATCGATATGAAAGCAAAAAACAAATTAGCAGTATACAATAGAATATTTGAGAGAATCAAATTTGATAGAATACTTGGGAGAACTGAAATCTGGTTGACTAATGAATATAATTTTTTACCTCAACTGACTTCAGAAATGCTAATGGAGCTCTGGGTCCATGGATACTTGTAATCCTCAGAGTCCATTTCACGTAAGTGTTCTCTGGAttgtcaaagcacaaaatagagagtAAGATGACCAAAACCCAGAACTTCCTTATGCAAAAGCACAAATCTGATGTTTTCCTTGGTATTATACAATATGCTGAAGTATCCTCAAGCCTATAAGCTTTCCATGCATGCAGTGAAAGGAAATGACATAATAAATTTATTGTTGTGCTGTAATTTCAGTTTTTTTGGCATCGTAATCTTTTAAACATGAACTGCTTTGAATGCAGCCTAAACTTCAACTTTCACTATTGATATCATTGTACCAATCCAAGGCTATTTCAAGGATAAATTTTATTGTGAAggatgaagaaaaataagaaaaacataGTAGGTGAATTTAGCTGAATAATACCATAACTTTATGCATAGACTGACATTTTGCCTGGATCGGTACAAAACAGGCAGTATGTACCGGGCCGGGCATGAACTGATAAGTAAAATGCCCCCATTTCGAATTGTCCAATCCAACCtattagaaaaacaaaaaaagaaaaagaagaaacttaTTTAATGCTGCTGGTTTAGGGCTTGCGTTTGTGAGCCTTCCTTGCTGTAGATGCAAAGCTTGCTGCTGCCTGTTGCTGCCCACTGCCTGCCTTGCGTCGCTAATTTCAGGTATGCTTCCTCCTCCTtcattgcttcctcttcttctttcctcttcctcctccatcctcctcttcctccaccgcctcctcttgttacttcttcttcctctttttccctccagttcctccaccacctccacttCTTCCTTTccctcctttctcttcctccactgcctcctctaCTTCCGTTCTCttccctccttcatcctcttcctccactaaCAGTCCATCCTCTTCCAACGGTATCGATATGTATCGGTACAAGATGACAAACCTTGACTTTAGGAATATGTCATACATTGTTGTAAATCCATATCAATTGTCTTATGCATGTGTACTCAATAAACCCATATGTGGCATATAAGATGATTCTCTCTAATGTATTATATGAAGCATCTGTTTTCCATGTTATGTCTACTGACATAATTCTATATCTAGTGCTCCTTGCTACCAAAGAAAGGAGGCAATTTACATAGAATGCAATTTGCATTGATTAAATTCTTCTTAATgagcctttttatctcaaatgAAATACTGTTGAGTGTTGACATTCTAGATGAAGAGGAAATTGCAGCAAGAAAATATCAATTTGTGATTAAATCTTACTTTTTGGTGAATGAGACAGACTAAGTTGAGCAAAGTCAATGCGGATATATGGAGGAATGCACAGGCTAAGAAAGTTCATGACGCCTGCAATAACCTGTTCTGGATTTATCAGATGATTAGCATAGGGTACAAAAACAAGGAAATCCAAATATGTCAAGAGTTTTAAAGTTCAGGGAAATATTCAACATGTTAGATTAATATAGCCTTGTGCAGCTAACCAAtctgtaaaaaaaaatattcagagAATGGTTAAAGCCACATGGTGCAAGTTTACAGATGTGGGATCTTCAAAGGGAGATACTAGGAAATGCATCCCCATCAATCAACTAGCATAGTTGCTTATATTACCAACCTGAATACAAATACCATAATTCAAATTAATCATTAGTGATTAAAATTTGTGTGTTTGCTCTCCAATACATAACGACATCTGCATCGACTCCAGAAACACAAACACTAAGAGAGCAAAGGTTATAGAATATTTATCCAGTGCAGTTGTTTTCAGTTATAGCATAATATCTTTGAACAATATATCTGTCCAAGTATGATGAAACTTGCTCTTTCACAGGTTCCTTGAGCCAACTATAACTTGAGTTCGAATGCAGAAGCATCCTCCTTACAGTTGCAAAATTGTAAACACATTTCAGATTggaatttattaaattattatcaaTAAGGAGCGAGCTCTACACTGGAAAAGATCTTCCAACAACTTAAGTCAAAATTAACCACATAATGACCAGGGATCAAGCATAGAGGGAAACATCCCGAAGTAACGTCTCAACATTGGAAAAGACACTACCTTATCAACAAGCCCATGGATCACCAGACTAGCCTTTTTGTCCTTTGGGGTTGGCTGTCAAAACTCAGATACAGGAGGCAACATCAGCGATCTCAAGTATTCATATGACTGCAGAATGCTTAACTAATAATTGAATTAACTATACATAATAGCAATTATCATCTATTTGGAGTATGGCACCTTAAATTATTTTCATGTTATTTCTTTCAATAGTTGAAATGAAAATGGTTATCCAACTAGAAGACAGAATAATTAACTTATGGAGAAAAATTTTAAACAGTACCCCATTGAACAAAAGTTGATCCTAAAAATAGCATTTCCTTTCAGTCTGTACTATACTTGTAACATTTTTGCGCTTTCCCTGTTTCTAGTAATTAGCAGCATGTAACATTCCAAATCTCCTTAATGGTTACCCCTGAGCATTTCTACAGACTTCTTTGACATTGATAATTTGATGAGTCGAATACAATGTAATCTACAAAcaggaatattaaaattttcacctAAAATCAAGGGGTTATAAGATATAGTATATAGATTAAGTTGAAAAGAGCAATATTTGCTGTTCCTGGTCATCAATTCTAATAACTGCTAATATCAGATAAGCAACTGTCAAGTAAATGGACAGGTGTCCCAAATTAAGTCCTTCAGAATTTAAATATGGTACAAATGGGCATAAAGGAAAAGCATGTACACTCAGAATATTCAACTTAGCTTTGGGTTGCAAGGGTATAATAGATTCCTATGAGACAATGATAAACATCTTTCATACAACAAAACCGTTGTTCCCCTTATTTCAGAAAGTTGCATATTTCTTTAACTTGGAGAACATGTGGAGTGTGGAATTGTACCATGTCATAATAGGAATACCACGAGGTACATACTTGTGGCTCACACTATGGTaatgttctcttctttttcttggcttttatttgtttgtttattttcttttgtgGATGGATTGGAGTGGGCTGTTGGAGCTAAAACCAGGTCACTAGTTAACCAATCAATGATCGACAAGCACAGatatctttccttttctttattttaaattacatttataaatattatttatattcttgttCTTGAAAGGATATAAAGGAACTCATACGAGTCATGATTGATTGAACTTAACTCTCACATGTTTTATAATATGACCCCAACCCTGACAGCATTTGCAACCAAATGCTTACATAGTCTTCCTAACTGATTCACACCAAGAAAACTGTTATTATTAGAAGCAATATCATATAAGCTAAAAAACACAAGTTCTTATGGAATGTTGATATGCATTACTCTTAGTGAAGTAGAACAAATATTCCAAATTAAATAAAAAGGTTACTATTGCCTTCACACCATTAGAAAAATAGCATTCTTTTTTCAATATTATCCTTTAATTCAGCAACTCAGATTACCACAACTGCATGTACAACCATCTAACTTTTGGACAAGCTATACATATAAATAGTACTAGTTCAAAATGATATAGGTACATATATCCAGGACCGAAGCATAACTAAATGCAATGCATACCTGAAGATTTACAATAACAATCTTCCCACCATTTCGGATACACTTTAAAGGTAAGTTGCACGCAGGTGTTATCTGCAAACTGCAAACAGCAAGGTAGTAAGTTGGAAACCATAACTAGGAAATCATGAAAAGAAAAGATAGAAAATGGGTACATGTCTATACATCATTCAAAAAATCCATATCACTAACAAAAAGAAATTAGAATGCACAGAACATGCAAAACACTGATATCTAAATGGCCAAAACTGAATTTGAGAAGATGTTGATCCATCTAGTAAGGACTTCAAAATTGCTTTCAACCTGTGTCCTTAGTTCCTAGTACaaaaagaaaatattcatttttttCGGAAACCATACAACTAGGTGATTCAGGTCATCTGTTCTGTTGGTAAAAAAAAAGGAATACTTTGATCCTTTCTCTCGGCATCCAGGATTTAATACCATCTGACTAATATTTATGGGTCCAACCAAGGTCCAAAGTGGATCATATAAGTTGGTATCAGTCGGTAACATGGTTtgcaatactgtaccgtaccgctcggtatgagcggtacataccgatccgatAGAGGACCGGCATGGATAGTACATTGGTACATCTTAGTGTACCGTATGTCAGTATGCTCAGTACAACTCGGTACATACCGTACCGACCGTACCGACAGCTGAACGGTATatcagtacggtacgatattcaGAACCTTAGTCGGCGTatatatttttcattattttttctgGTTCACAACGGAAGGGTACAAGTTGGGTGTTACTTGGTATAGATCTGATCATTTGCCAAAATCTGTACTGAACCAGGAAATTGAAATCCTGGCATAGAAGCATCATTAAGATCTCCATATCTTTGCAAATTGGTGAAGAAACATAAAGATTAGTTAATGCCGAACAACAACTAGCTAATCAAGTTAATAACATTATGTCAGAAAACTATGATTAAGAAGTCCAGCATGAGAATTTCAACAACAGAAAAATGGGGAATAATTTACAAAAAACTGCAAAAGAAAAATGTATATACAAGATTTTGTGATTTCCATTTTCAGAATGTCTCCATTTACATAAGGTTAATGTCATCCTGCACCTGACAGCAAGTGTTTACACATTCTAATTTGTGAATGGTTCTGCTTTTAAATTTTCTGCCCAAACTTTTGCATTTAAATATAACTTCATATATCACAAATATAATAATCCAAAGCAGAGGTGTTTCTTGGCTAATTTTATATGCAAACTtttaaggaaattttggaagatttaccacaaaaatattaataatataaatacctcagctaaaAAATCAGGATTATGGAATCTGAGTTCCTTAGTTGTTCACAAAGTAATACATTACCTAGTCCCTAAACATAATACAAGGTCAGCAGTTCTGCAGTGCTTCTCAGCAGAGTTCATCTCTTTAGGAGGTAAAGCATCCTGCAGGTTGTGTAAGCAATGTTATAAACTCAAGTTTATCATACAAACTAAAAAATGGAAGGTTATAAGGCAATTAAGTTTGATATACATTTTGTAAGAATATTTTTGACAAATGCATGGCATGGTGTATGTACATCCATACagcatttttttctcaaaaaagtaCTGACAATTGAATGTTGGGCTACATGTAAGGGATTTTGCTTCATCTATTCTATTTCTTTGGCTTGTGTATTCCTTGGAAATGGATGTGCACCTTCATACAACAGATCTGCCGTTCCTGTAACCATATTTCATCACCACGATGAGGCATGTCTGTACAGGCCAATTGGGAATCCCAGTTTAGTCAGATACCTATCTTGACTTAGTTTGCCAATAATGAGATTTTTGAACCTGTTAAGGAGGTTTGTCAAAAGGAGGTAGGTAGGCCACAAATTTTCTCCTAAAATATCCAAATTTGTTTATCCATGCACTGGTAGGAAATATATTTTAACCATTTTGAACACATTATTGGAATCTTACTTACAGTTGCTTTCTACATTAGCATAAAAGTTTTTATCCATCTATCTGACAGAGTGACAGCCAGACAGGCATATACAACTTCATCACTAGGTTAAGATCAATTTAATTAATCAAAGTCTCAGCGACTACAATCTCCATGAGACCAAAGACCAACATATTCTCTATTGTGGCTTATATCCAAgtgccttttcttttctctttacttACACCTTGTAGCATCTCTGACATGAATCAGATCACCTCTACTTATAATTGTACTATATAATAATTTGGACTAGCATAAAGCAAATTCCAGTCATTCTCAGTCTCAGCTATTCTGAATTTATAGAGAAGCATAGGAATATTTAGGATACATAATACATATCCCAGAAGTCATTTATGCTGCATCATATCAAAACTTGGTCAATGCTTCGATTAGCCaactaaatttattaggcatatcACAGTATATGTAAACATGTGcacaagaaaattttgaatttaaatttgTTCTCAAATAACTCAAAAAAGTTTTAAGAAAAGAAAGTCAAGAATTAGAAGACAACAAGTAAATTTAggcaaagaaaatgcaaaaatattaaTGATTTGCAGATTTGCAGGTATGAATAAGCATACTACTTAAGTGAATAGCCCTGTCAATAACCATGTCCACTGCTAAAAATGTTTGTCAACAATCACGCAACCAAATAGTGTCAAAGCTTTTTACCTCCCAATCAAGAACACTGTCCTTAAGTTTTGCACCACACTTTGTGTCAGAACAACGCCTTGATGTCTCTTTCATCCCAATGGTTTCAACCTCAAAATCTCGAATATATCTTGAAGGGTTAACATATTAGCATCTATCAGTGGATATATGTATGTCAATATGAATATTTATACTCGCAATTGAAAAAAGATAAAACATGTAAATAACCTTAAGGAAACAACACCAGTTTTGCACAAGTAAAAAAATTCCAAAGTATTATGGAGCTTAGAAATTAGCTTGTACAAGTAATATATGAGAAAAAGTTGTCAACAACATACTCGATCCCACATGCAGGGCAAACTTCCCTGAAAGAATTTCCATGCAATTCAGCAAGCTTCTCCCTTGGTATGCCAGATCGAAGATGAAGACTATCAACGTTCTAGTAAATACAAGTTCACAAAAGATTTTTCAAACTAGAacttaaaatttaagaaataggACAATTGTCTTGGGTAAACTATAAGCAATTACTATCATCATCATTGCCCAAAAAGAAAATCAAGGGTTAAACTGACTCCTCAAACCACACCCAAGGAATCAACAAAATTTTTTTGAGTACCTGACTAATAACAAACTTCAGGATATcagctctctccaattccactaaagccATATGAGTAAGACTTGGCATTGCACGGTGAAAAGGAAGTGATGCTTCAGGCAATCCCATGCCTGCTCGCTGCACATAAAATCCTTGAATTAGTAAATTATGTATAATATGCATTTAGTGTCATAAAAGCGTTACTAAAATCAATTCATTTGCATATGTCATAGAATGAAAATATTAACGTTTTTCATTGCAGTGGAAATTACATTCATCgacaatctaacattggctcctCTCACAAGAATTAAAAGTGATATTCATGATGTTTACCTATAGAAAATATCTGTAATTCGACTTAgaaagatcagtgatttaaaaaggcgctcgggcgctcgcctaggcgctcgggcgaggcgaggcccgagcgcctcgcttcatttccaggcagcgcgcttcaaagaggcgccgcctaggcgctcgcccgagcccaggcgtcaggcgcttcgggcgagcgcctgggttaaaccaggcgaccgaaccagcggtTTAGGTCTGATTCGGTCTCCTgtgttttagttggttcaatcgaaccaactaaaggaccgatatcagcgtgacttccccaaccctaaccctgctcgccatTCACGCTGCTcgctgccactgccgctgccactgtcgccactCACCGCTCCCCCTCCCACTGCTCGCTGCTGTCGTTACCACTGTtgtcgctcgccgctctcgctgtcgctgctcgctttTACCGCTactgctgccactgtcgccgctcgtcgctcccgctcccgctcccgctcccgcagccgctgctcgccgctgtcgctgcctctgtcgccgctctcgctcccgctgctcgctactaccgctgtcgctgccgctcCCGCTTTTCTCAGCACCCTTGGTCTTCCCTtatactcttctcttctctttcgcttATCCTCTTTCAAaatcgaaagtatactgttaacagtatacagtatactgttaactgtatacagtataacactattattttgattttaatactattaattttaatattattaatttttagcgcctcacttcgctcgagCGACCGCTTAGCGCCATGAGCGTTTTTGGACCGTGACGCCTTTTGGCGccaagcgctttttaaatcactgagaaAGATGACCAGCTTCTATCTGAAGAGCAGCACAAGAATTTATAGGTAATCTTTGATGACTTTCATGTACCTATATGCTACATAGTGGAGAAGATTCAGGTTACAGGCAAGGTTTATTTGTGCAAAACTCCAAAAGAGTTATCCAATTGATCCTCTAGAATTTGGACATAATCTGCCAACGCTCTTTAAAAGATTAGATTATCTGAGGCTGGGATGGTTCTAACTTCTAAATGGTCATTTGCCTATAAGAAACCAAAAAAAGATACCGAATGGAGAAAAAGTTTGTGAGCTTTACATATTTAATTGGCATGAAAAGAGATTTAAAGCATCATTGAAATTTAAGAGATGAAAAAAGCTTGGAGAAAAATTATCTTGATGACATTTATAAAGGATGTCATTCTAGTCAGATTAATTTCAGTCATATGTCCATGGACATGATTAATATCGATGTACTAAAGAACTCCGAAACACCAaactttcaaatttcaaatgtcttTATTGCAATAACAAATGAAGAGTGTTCTAGCATTTGCATTTTCTTTGGATTTACTTCTTGGTGAGAAGGCATGCCAATTATTGACAAGGTATGGCACGGACATAAACCAAGTCCAAAATTGGTGGGCATGGACAATGGTATAGAACTGCTGTGCAGTTCTACTTAATAGTGCAAGTAAGTAAATGAGTGCAAAATAGGAAACACAGTGTTGCttaaaccaaggtatgcaatttcgaataataccgtcatgtcacggacaaacttctcaacaagacgttggatgtaatgcttatgtgtgtccgtgtcttttggcatgttcatgccctgtacagaatgtaaaggggcggccgaaggcttataagtcccattttagttgggttggtggcctctttaggcttgtaaataaaggttgtgtcatgtggacacgtgagagagcttttcggtctgtaatggaccattttaccctttgttgtgccactgttcagagcttgtaaagtctgtttgtaatttgcattgtctatgaagtgtttttcggacatgtttgcttgtggatcccaattgaggcgttctcttttgcctgttctctcttttgttggtcctaagggacaatgggagtcttcggggaggctgacctttgcggacggacacgcaagggtgccgcacgacttaggcaaaaccagctaagtccgtgtcatttggtatcagagcgggacaagcactcatagaaacacttagcatgcaaacgtgggggacctagcggggctgcgttgagggcagtcagcacacgcgcgaccgtttgggggaaaacgggcatggagatgtagggaaaagagtcgctcagaggagcgggcatctgagattggcattcacaggaatggccaacccttcgcgcaagaggcaccacgagaacaggcaagcttggaagaatttggagcgcacaaaggttgggatggctgagtttgagctacggctcaacgttgacaactatacttgatggtgctctaggcaagcgaggcgcttggcaagaatgagaccatccaaggtggaatgagttgctcaacgaccaaaagagttatgcaaagctcacagaggtgaggggaattgctaactcgaagaatttagtactcatgcatgggcttgtatgcggacgacggaatgttcgtggccatcccaaggcggccgagactcggcgccatggagcattgaaactttctcttcggcatgtgaaggttacgtccgtaggaggctgaagtgtgcaacgagttcagcatgttgctaggccttgaggggtgcagtgggggctgtattgacggggagtcgcaatctagcaagtgcgtttgcaggaggcagaacaatgcacagtttgttcagcagatcggagtagtccaaggggatggtggtctccgaaacgaagagagatgttgctccaacgggatagttatccaggagggataagtctcggtgctccaaagggagaatcatgtgagatggacttcacatgttgaggatgagtacctcacaaacaacaactccacgaagctcgatggactgagcaagcggcgaggagtcatcgcatgatcccgctcgagagaatgcattggtggatgcatttcgagatcaagtgggggagcgacctaaagcaacttaaatgaaggcacacttggagtcgatgtggagatcggactcaagggagggctgacccgtggaatggtgggcacgagggccaccatcgactcaatgcaaaaacgaggagcggagcaacttgggtgtaacttggcaaagttcccaagccgcatgaagggagccagcagagaagttggaacatggagcagaggcacagtgcttttcttagacagaggtcaaggacatgagctcttgcagaggcaagagcaggatcatgttgttccatgggtccttcattctgacggagtggactcatcttacatggtgccaaagacgaagggagcttcggggcacatgcaccttatctcggagtagcatttgatggaggaactaaggcgactcaatttgcggaggcgaagttgggttcagaaggccttagcacggggcaagaggacgcagaggcaggtactcttgaagaatatgccacagtgttgctattcaagttgctatgaaggaagcagtgtgcagcggagattgtgctggtaggggcagaggcccaggatccaaacaatggtgcacaaatcacagtgaagtcggtggacttcgggagcttctaggcgacggactgtcctagagcggtgcttcatctaggtgtggcccaagagtgggtggatgaaggtcgattgccaaaggagcgaacaaaaccgaaggtggatgagaccctgcgatgtattggcagaggccacacattgagggttcacaattcgagtttattccccaaggatcagaatgcaatggagatgtcaccaggaggtgacatggtgcagcggatcgtggtggaacagttcgtggcaatgcga is from Musa acuminata AAA Group cultivar baxijiao chromosome BXJ3-8, Cavendish_Baxijiao_AAA, whole genome shotgun sequence and encodes:
- the LOC103996363 gene encoding NAD-dependent protein deacetylase SRT1, which produces MSLGYAQKLSYREDVGTVGMSEIFDPPDLLQQKIEELALMIKKSKHLVAFTGAGISTSSGIPDFRGPKGVWTLQRAGMGLPEASLPFHRAMPSLTHMALVELERADILKFVISQNVDSLHLRSGIPREKLAELHGNSFREVCPACGIEYIRDFEVETIGMKETSRRCSDTKCGAKLKDSVLDWEDALPPKEMNSAEKHCRTADLVLCLGTSLQITPACNLPLKCIRNGGKIVIVNLQPTPKDKKASLVIHGLVDKVIAGVMNFLSLCIPPYIRIDFAQLSLSHSPKKNTYVKWTLRITSIHGPRAPLAFLKSVEISFPERPDLKAAFLDKQPFHLKRETARKRPFKMLLTFHFCDGCSCPSTSIEWPIDFQVTKGSFVQDKDEVLRSLKNAAGEESHGGQYAALEAKFLPRSEVTTIAIATSICRFDGLADVNRRLDMISNNCFPLIKRCNEGTNGNTTSEKRFKRT